From Pseudorca crassidens isolate mPseCra1 chromosome 15, mPseCra1.hap1, whole genome shotgun sequence, one genomic window encodes:
- the PALB2 gene encoding partner and localizer of BRCA2 isoform X7: protein MLFLLAAGQMEEPPGKPLSCEEKEKLKEKLAFLKREYSKTLARLQRAQRAEKFKNSIKRTVEGQDSSLQQEVSTQLTDTEPKNKVSPCDTLQINTHVDKETGEKTPITLDLEPESFSPGRIPAEGSRIQRSDDIQEHFPYGVSGPDGKKRQSKLLGRRKKQERTFISQERESFFDIDSLILSGKRLKEQEEINRENPKKPVTEIRTYPSSPKTDIPDSPVPVTGTNVGSVLILPNAKPQRDVDALLRGNNFPSVTTLPLRVPSVSSSGQHLEHEPPKSNCELTTHSLENISPASPVNLETQNKKMTVFTDNPEVNKSISASDQPPRSPNLEADNSYSINELTYDNLVANENQNLKEQNHTEMSFKSPNNALGGRNESRLEKEVLSQSKSLSLEVISPVSTENQTHSCTVLEGLLFPAEYYVRTTRRMSDCQRKVALEAVIQSHLDVRKKGFKNKNKESAKKLNVSNEETNQSEIKMSDTYAEQLSSKSPQKLLSLTEVNSPAGPTKNDFSGKAVTQPSGRKRKGRRKSVCTPLLDHHELLLPTSGTSGVNRSKEEVGLHRDQNEKAIIHEKEGHCQKEDSLSYSNYVYLSLDDDAFSSPVHKSETLNLKHLSPFLKITDFQLPDEDFGPLKLEKLKSCSEKLMEPFGSKIYGEGHLKGGNCVAVEQLTAKQITIEKEDGKEELIILPGKAHPKMPHQKSQPQEKGLSSSILLFTPVNTVASDDNDRPTADLCSPAFPVLGSTPAFGSQAHGEKVSAEVVGQACSTPQLSHLKAAVSLASDHKQFWSSPPKLDSSLRVAGREGQPSRDCDSGPQATALPIESSTYKENQLRGNMCQELWKHSTEQTEIADVPACDSLNPGTLQLVSKLKNPSGSCSVDVSAMWWEIAGFKERCIITACEYVVSLWKPLDTWQWEKIYSWHFAEVPVLQIVLVPDVCNLVCVALGNLEIREIRALLCSPDGKSEKQVLLSSGNIKAVLGLTKRRLVSSSGTLCDQQVEIMTFAEDGGNLKTGQLLKKMHIGDSYQASVCHKAYSEMVPGR from the exons ATGCTCTTTTTGTTGGCCGCCGGCCAGATGGAAGAGCCTCCTGGGAAGCCCCTCAGCtgtgaggagaaggaaaag ttgaAGGAAAAATTAGCATTCTTGAAAAGGGAATACAGCAAGACACTGGCCCGCCTTCAG CGTGCCCAGAGAGCTGAGAAGTTTAAGAATTCCATTAAGAGAACAGTAGAAGGACAAGATTCCTCGCTCCAGCAGGAAGTTTCAACGCAGCTAACCGACACAG AACCTAAAAATAAAGTATCTCCTTGTGACACGTTGCAAATCAACACCCACGTCGATAAAGaaactggagaaaagacacctATCACACTTGACCTTGAGCCTGAGTCCTTTAGCCCTGGACGAATCCCAGCAGAAGGATCACGCATACAAAGATCAGATGATATCCAAGAACATTTTCCGTACGGGGTCAGTGGCCCTGATGGTAAGAAAAGGCAGAGTAAGCTGctagggagaagaaagaaacaggagaGAACATTTATTTCACAGGAGAGAGagtctttctttgatattgattCGCTCATACTCTCTGGAAAAAGACTAAAGGAACAGgaagaaatcaatagagaaaatcctaagaaaccTGTAACTGAGATAAGAACTTACCCGTCAAGTCCTAAGACTGACATTCCCGATTCTCCAGTACCAGTTACAGGAACTAATGTAGGGAGTGTATTAATTCTGCCAAACGCCAAACCGCAGAGAGATGTTGATGCACTCTTAAGAGGAAATAATTTCCCCAGCGTGACTACTCTTCCTTTGCGTGTTCCATCAGTCAGCAGTAGTGGTCAGCACCTCGAGCATGAGCCTCCTAAAAGTAACTGTGAACTTACTACTCACAGTTTAGAAAACATTAGCCCTGCTTCGCCTGTAAACTTAgagacacaaaacaaaaaaatgactgTCTTTACAGATAACCCAGAGGTAAACAAAAGTATAAGTGCAAGTGACCAGCCGCCTAGAAGTCCTAACTTGGAGGCAGATAATTCATATTCTATAAATGAACTCACCTACGATAACTTAGtggcaaatgaaaaccaaaacttaaaagaacaaaatcacacagagatgTCTTTTAAATCTCCCAATAATGCTCTTGGTGGTAGAAATGAAAGTCGTCTGGAAAAAGAAGTTCTAAGTCAGTCTAAGAGTCTTAGCCTAGAAGTAATTTCTCCCGTTTCTACAGAAAATCAAACACATTCTTGCACAGTGCTTGAAGGCCTTCTATTTCCTGCAGAGTATTATGTTAGAACAACACGACGCATGTCAGATTGCCAGAGGAAAGTAGCCCTGGAGGCTGTAATACAAAGTCATTTGGATGTCAGAAAAaagggctttaaaaataaaaataaggaatctGCTAAAAAGTTAAACGTTTCCAATGAAGAAACTAACCAAAGTGAAATTAAGATGTCGGACACGTACGCAGAACAACTAAGTTCAAAAAGTCCTCAGAAACTTCTCTCGTTAACTGAAGTCAACTCTCCCGCTGGCCCCACTAAAAATGACTTTTCTGGGAAGGCGGTTACCCAGCCATCTGGTAGAAAAcgcaaaggaagaagaaagtcaGTCTGCACCCCTCTGTTAGATCACCATGAACTACTTTTGCCAACTTCTGGCACATCAGGTGTTAATAGGTCCAAGGAAGAAGTTGGCTTGCACAGAGATCAGAATGAAAAAGCAATTATTCATG AGAAGGAAGGTCATTGTCAAAAAGAGGACTCCCTTTCTTACAGTAATTACGTGTATTTATCTTTGGATGATGATGCTTTCAGTTCTCCAGTTCATAAGAGTGAAACGCTAAATTTAAAGCATCTGTCGCCTTTTCTCAAAATCACAGACTTCCAGTTACCTGATGAAGACTTCGGGCCTCTTAAGCTTGAAAAACTGAAGTCTTGCTCAGAAAAGCTGATGGAGCCTTTTGGATCAAAAATATATGGAGAGGGACATCTTAAAGGGGGAAATTGTgttgctgtggagcaactgaccGCTAAACAAATCACTATAGAGAAGGAGGATGGGAAAGAGGAACTGATCATCCTGCCAGGAAAGGCACATCCTAAAATGCCACACCAAAAAAGCCAGCCGCAGGAGAAGGGCCTTTCTTCATCCATTTTACTTTTCACTCCTGTAAATACTGTTGCATCTGATGATAATGACAGACCGACAGCAGACCTATGCTCACCTGCTTTCCCCGTCTTAGGCTCTACTCCAGCTTTTGGCTCCCAAGCCCATGGAGAAAAGGTGTCTGCAGAGGTTGTTGGACAAGCTTGCTCTACACCCCAGCTTTCTCACTTAAAAGCCGCAGTCAGCCTTGCTAGTGACCATAAACAATTTTGGAGCAGCCCACCAAAATTAGATAGCAGCCTGCGTGTGGCAGGAAGGGAAGGACAGCCTTCCCGTGACTGTGACTCTGGTCCGCAAGCAACAGCTCTACCCATCGAGTCATCAACCTACAAAGAAAATCAGCTCCGTGGAAACATGTGCCAGGAATTATGGAAACATTCCACTGAACAG ACTGAAATAGCAGACGTTCCTGCTTGTGATAGCTTAAACCCAGGCACCCTACAATTGGTTTCAAAGTTAAAG AATCCTTCAGGTTCCTGTTCTGTGGATGTGAGTGCCATGTGGTGGGAAATAGCTGGTTTCAAAGAACGGTGTATCATAACTGCTTGTGAATACGTAGTTTCTCTTTGGAAACCTCTGGATACTTGGCAGTGGGAAAAAATTTATTCCTGGCACTTCGCAGAG gtcCCAGTATTACAGATAGTTCTAGTGCCTGATGTTTGTAATCTTGTGTGTGTGGCTTTGGGAAACTTGGAAATCAGAGAAATCAG GGCACTACTTTGTTCTCCTGATGGTAAAAGTGAAAAGCAAGTGCTCCTGAGTTCTGGAAATATAAAAGCTGTGCTTGGCCTGACAAAGAGGAGGCTAGTCAGTAGCAGTGGGACCCTTTGTGATCAACAAGTAGAAATCATGACGTTTGCAGAAGATGGAGG
- the PALB2 gene encoding partner and localizer of BRCA2 isoform X6, producing the protein MLFLLAAGQMEEPPGKPLSCEEKEKLKEKLAFLKREYSKTLARLQRAQRAEKFKNSIKRTVEGQDSSLQQEVSTQLTDTEPKNKVSPCDTLQINTHVDKETGEKTPITLDLEPESFSPGRIPAEGSRIQRSDDIQEHFPYGVSGPDGKKRQSKLLGRRKKQERTFISQERESFFDIDSLILSGKRLKEQEEINRENPKKPVTEIRTYPSSPKTDIPDSPVPVTGTNVGSVLILPNAKPQRDVDALLRGNNFPSVTTLPLRVPSVSSSGQHLEHEPPKSNCELTTHSLENISPASPVNLETQNKKMTVFTDNPEVNKSISASDQPPRSPNLEADNSYSINELTYDNLVANENQNLKEQNHTEMSFKSPNNALGGRNESRLEKEVLSQSKSLSLEVISPVSTENQTHSCTVLEGLLFPAEYYVRTTRRMSDCQRKVALEAVIQSHLDVRKKGFKNKNKESAKKLNVSNEETNQSEIKMSDTYAEQLSSKSPQKLLSLTEVNSPAGPTKNDFSGKAVTQPSGRKRKGRRKSVCTPLLDHHELLLPTSGTSGVNRSKEEVGLHRDQNEKAIIHEKEGHCQKEDSLSYSNYVYLSLDDDAFSSPVHKSETLNLKHLSPFLKITDFQLPDEDFGPLKLEKLKSCSEKLMEPFGSKIYGEGHLKGGNCVAVEQLTAKQITIEKEDGKEELIILPGKAHPKMPHQKSQPQEKGLSSSILLFTPVNTVASDDNDRPTADLCSPAFPVLGSTPAFGSQAHGEKVSAEVVGQACSTPQLSHLKAAVSLASDHKQFWSSPPKLDSSLRVAGREGQPSRDCDSGPQATALPIESSTYKENQLRGNMCQELWKHSTEQTEIADVPACDSLNPGTLQLVSKLKNPSGSCSVDVSAMWWEIAGFKERCIITACEYVVSLWKPLDTWQWEKIYSWHFAEVPVLQIVLVPDVCNLVCVALGNLEIREIRALLCSPDGKSEKQVLLSSGNIKAVLGLTKRRLVSSSGTLCDQQVEIMTFAEDGGSKEKQFLMHPEETILTFAEVQGMQEALLGTTVMNNIVIWNLKTGQLLKKMHIGDSYQASVCHKAYSEMVPGR; encoded by the exons ATGCTCTTTTTGTTGGCCGCCGGCCAGATGGAAGAGCCTCCTGGGAAGCCCCTCAGCtgtgaggagaaggaaaag ttgaAGGAAAAATTAGCATTCTTGAAAAGGGAATACAGCAAGACACTGGCCCGCCTTCAG CGTGCCCAGAGAGCTGAGAAGTTTAAGAATTCCATTAAGAGAACAGTAGAAGGACAAGATTCCTCGCTCCAGCAGGAAGTTTCAACGCAGCTAACCGACACAG AACCTAAAAATAAAGTATCTCCTTGTGACACGTTGCAAATCAACACCCACGTCGATAAAGaaactggagaaaagacacctATCACACTTGACCTTGAGCCTGAGTCCTTTAGCCCTGGACGAATCCCAGCAGAAGGATCACGCATACAAAGATCAGATGATATCCAAGAACATTTTCCGTACGGGGTCAGTGGCCCTGATGGTAAGAAAAGGCAGAGTAAGCTGctagggagaagaaagaaacaggagaGAACATTTATTTCACAGGAGAGAGagtctttctttgatattgattCGCTCATACTCTCTGGAAAAAGACTAAAGGAACAGgaagaaatcaatagagaaaatcctaagaaaccTGTAACTGAGATAAGAACTTACCCGTCAAGTCCTAAGACTGACATTCCCGATTCTCCAGTACCAGTTACAGGAACTAATGTAGGGAGTGTATTAATTCTGCCAAACGCCAAACCGCAGAGAGATGTTGATGCACTCTTAAGAGGAAATAATTTCCCCAGCGTGACTACTCTTCCTTTGCGTGTTCCATCAGTCAGCAGTAGTGGTCAGCACCTCGAGCATGAGCCTCCTAAAAGTAACTGTGAACTTACTACTCACAGTTTAGAAAACATTAGCCCTGCTTCGCCTGTAAACTTAgagacacaaaacaaaaaaatgactgTCTTTACAGATAACCCAGAGGTAAACAAAAGTATAAGTGCAAGTGACCAGCCGCCTAGAAGTCCTAACTTGGAGGCAGATAATTCATATTCTATAAATGAACTCACCTACGATAACTTAGtggcaaatgaaaaccaaaacttaaaagaacaaaatcacacagagatgTCTTTTAAATCTCCCAATAATGCTCTTGGTGGTAGAAATGAAAGTCGTCTGGAAAAAGAAGTTCTAAGTCAGTCTAAGAGTCTTAGCCTAGAAGTAATTTCTCCCGTTTCTACAGAAAATCAAACACATTCTTGCACAGTGCTTGAAGGCCTTCTATTTCCTGCAGAGTATTATGTTAGAACAACACGACGCATGTCAGATTGCCAGAGGAAAGTAGCCCTGGAGGCTGTAATACAAAGTCATTTGGATGTCAGAAAAaagggctttaaaaataaaaataaggaatctGCTAAAAAGTTAAACGTTTCCAATGAAGAAACTAACCAAAGTGAAATTAAGATGTCGGACACGTACGCAGAACAACTAAGTTCAAAAAGTCCTCAGAAACTTCTCTCGTTAACTGAAGTCAACTCTCCCGCTGGCCCCACTAAAAATGACTTTTCTGGGAAGGCGGTTACCCAGCCATCTGGTAGAAAAcgcaaaggaagaagaaagtcaGTCTGCACCCCTCTGTTAGATCACCATGAACTACTTTTGCCAACTTCTGGCACATCAGGTGTTAATAGGTCCAAGGAAGAAGTTGGCTTGCACAGAGATCAGAATGAAAAAGCAATTATTCATG AGAAGGAAGGTCATTGTCAAAAAGAGGACTCCCTTTCTTACAGTAATTACGTGTATTTATCTTTGGATGATGATGCTTTCAGTTCTCCAGTTCATAAGAGTGAAACGCTAAATTTAAAGCATCTGTCGCCTTTTCTCAAAATCACAGACTTCCAGTTACCTGATGAAGACTTCGGGCCTCTTAAGCTTGAAAAACTGAAGTCTTGCTCAGAAAAGCTGATGGAGCCTTTTGGATCAAAAATATATGGAGAGGGACATCTTAAAGGGGGAAATTGTgttgctgtggagcaactgaccGCTAAACAAATCACTATAGAGAAGGAGGATGGGAAAGAGGAACTGATCATCCTGCCAGGAAAGGCACATCCTAAAATGCCACACCAAAAAAGCCAGCCGCAGGAGAAGGGCCTTTCTTCATCCATTTTACTTTTCACTCCTGTAAATACTGTTGCATCTGATGATAATGACAGACCGACAGCAGACCTATGCTCACCTGCTTTCCCCGTCTTAGGCTCTACTCCAGCTTTTGGCTCCCAAGCCCATGGAGAAAAGGTGTCTGCAGAGGTTGTTGGACAAGCTTGCTCTACACCCCAGCTTTCTCACTTAAAAGCCGCAGTCAGCCTTGCTAGTGACCATAAACAATTTTGGAGCAGCCCACCAAAATTAGATAGCAGCCTGCGTGTGGCAGGAAGGGAAGGACAGCCTTCCCGTGACTGTGACTCTGGTCCGCAAGCAACAGCTCTACCCATCGAGTCATCAACCTACAAAGAAAATCAGCTCCGTGGAAACATGTGCCAGGAATTATGGAAACATTCCACTGAACAG ACTGAAATAGCAGACGTTCCTGCTTGTGATAGCTTAAACCCAGGCACCCTACAATTGGTTTCAAAGTTAAAG AATCCTTCAGGTTCCTGTTCTGTGGATGTGAGTGCCATGTGGTGGGAAATAGCTGGTTTCAAAGAACGGTGTATCATAACTGCTTGTGAATACGTAGTTTCTCTTTGGAAACCTCTGGATACTTGGCAGTGGGAAAAAATTTATTCCTGGCACTTCGCAGAG gtcCCAGTATTACAGATAGTTCTAGTGCCTGATGTTTGTAATCTTGTGTGTGTGGCTTTGGGAAACTTGGAAATCAGAGAAATCAG GGCACTACTTTGTTCTCCTGATGGTAAAAGTGAAAAGCAAGTGCTCCTGAGTTCTGGAAATATAAAAGCTGTGCTTGGCCTGACAAAGAGGAGGCTAGTCAGTAGCAGTGGGACCCTTTGTGATCAACAAGTAGAAATCATGACGTTTGCAGAAGATGGAGG aagcaaagaaaaacagtttttgaTGCACCCTGAAGAGACTATACTAACTTTTGCTGAGGTTCAAGGGATGCAGGAAGCTCTGCTTGGTACCACTGTAATGAACAACATTGTTATTTG